The sequence ATATTGTGTTGGGGTGGTCGTGGTGGTTGTGTCGTTATGTTATAGTTTCAGAAATTCCCCTTAAATGCAACTGTCGCGCATGACATAGCTGGAGGTTGTGAAAATTATCCGCTTATGGGTGACGGGTTTCTCCCAATATCAGCGTAACCCGACAGCGTTGTTCTGTGGCCCGACGTCAAGATATTATCGTGTGGGAAACAAGTGTCGCAGTGTTACATTCGATAACGACGGGGTCGGTTTCGCCCTAAATTGCGCTCTCCCGTCAGGGCACCACCGAAGAGCAGCGGCGGCCCGCGGGTGACAAGAGCGGTCTCGGCCGGGACACTTCACAATTTTTTGTCGTCGGAGGGACCCTTGCGACCGACGACAAGCGCGGCCGGGTGACCTTGGTGGCAGCGTTTCGTGATCAGCTGCAGCGATGATGGAGGTGCGCGAACGTCGCGGCGCGTCCGCATCGGCGTCCGCCGCGGTTTCGGGCAGCGGCGGAGTCGTCGTACTCCGACGAGGAGCGACCACTACGGCGGCGCCCGAACTCGAGGGCTTCCTTGACGACGCTTGCTTGGACGAAGACGAGTCGTCGCTCGCGCCACCCGGCACCCCCGCCGAAGACGAGGAGGAACAGGGCGTAGACGAGGAGCTGTCGCTGCCGGCGCGCGCCGCCGAGCAGGCCGAGCATCTGGTGCGCAAGGTGCTCGAGGAGGCCGAGCAGGCCGAGCAGCTAGTGCGCAAGGTGTGGGAGGAGGCCTGGAAGGTGTGCCACTTCAGCTCGCTGCCGCAGTGGCTTCAGGACAACGACTTCCTCCACCGGGGTCACAGGCCGCCGCTGCCGTCGTTCTCGGCCTGCTTCCGCTCCATCTTCCGCATCCACACCGAGACGGGCAACATTTGGACGCACTTGCTGGGCTGCCTGGCGTTCGTCGGCATGGCCACATACTTCCTCACGCGGCCCTCGGCCGAGATCCAGTGGCAGGAGAAGGTGGTgttcgccagcttcttcgccggGGCGATCATGTGCATGGGCATGTCGTTCACCTTCCACACCGTCAGCTGCCACTCGGAGAAAGTGGGCAAGCTGTTCAGCAAACTCGACTACTGCGGCATCGCGCTGCTCATCATCGGCTCGTTCGTGCCATGGCTCTACTACGGCTTCTACTGCGACACGCAGCCCAAGCTCATCTACCTGACCGTGGTCGTGGTGCTGGGCATCGCGGCCGTTGTGGTCTCGCTGTGGGACAAGTTTGGCGAGCCGCGCTATCGGCCGCTGCGGGCCGGCGTCTTCACGGGCTTCGGGCTGAGCGGCGTGGTGCCCGCGCTGCACTACCTGATCGCCGAGGGCTTCCTCAGCGCCGTGTACGAGGCCTCCTTCGGCTGGCTCTGCCTCATGGGCGCGCTGTACATCGCGGGCGCCCTCTTCTACGCGCTGCGCGTGCCCGAGCGCTGGTTCCCGGGCAAGTGCGACATCCTGGTGAGATACGTCACCCTCTAGCGCTGTTTTCAGTCTCGCAAATAGGCTATTACGAGCTTGCGCTCTTTtcgggctcattcacaccggcgaccaagttggtcgctttTAGCGAAAAGCGACTGTAAGATATTTTAAAaagctcattcacaccggcgacttacAGAGGTTGCGCGACCATTTGCGAATGGCGACCGTtgtcttgcctctgacctgcacgtgccccCTCGTCATCCTTGTTGGAGTCTGCATGGGTGAGCTGGCATGGCGAGGTGTAGGAGTCAttcgagagaaagagtatcgtttacacggagaagtggctgttcacactgcctgtcgctttccctcaaatgcttccttggcgactagggtgacacacccgcagtcaagttagctgttcgaggtgtgctggctgcctaaacgtaagaaaaaaagaaattggatgaatgtcaataccagtgctattgcttcttgcctcttacctgcatttgcctccacggcctcttggcttgcagAGTTTGCATTAGGGAGCTgatgtggctaggcgtaggcattgtctaagcaaatagaaaaggccattcaaatggggaattatgcaagtaaatgcagttcttatgtctgcttcttgcactcttcttgcctaaaagttttcgatgatagtgtccagaatacaccagcactttgactgcttttgctttttacctgcaggtgttgctgtgagatccttagtatggttGCGTGCAGCactgtaacacttggtggaggcatttgaagtggtagccaaaaatttAAAGAATCATCCtggtctgcatgaatgctttcaatttctaaatgcagtggtaactatcactattggtacaaggccccccacatctatacGGCAAGTGCCACAGCTCGAaattgaatttttcctttagtgtttcacaggGTGTTTGATATGTCCACATTTGATGTGatcgatttctttttatttatcccagtgtggagagagcataattaaatttttgtttttttttatttttgcatggcttctttttttctgagtTTATGAAGCAGTAGTCTATTGAGGCTAAAGTGACTCATCtaatgacaatcatcagcttttgttttgcagaaaaacaatgcatttcctgacccattgtttgctttccaattactcgcataattttgcagagtattctacctatattgactttcTTGGCCTCCACTagagagtcttgcattttcaaataccattctttcttttaaaaattattcgacacttctcataatttctctaccttgggcttctgatgcTATGCATTCATCATTCttgcttgttgtttctgactagaaatgtcttctgtaatttagagcttaaattttacctttggaacacacagaagggcttgccattgcatatctgctaAACAGGGAagcatgtttcattaaacatttgcaaaatccaatagaagattgatgaatgcagcttgcagtatgatttgactgaatgagccataaatgtaactcatctcacttggtaaattaaagcacatattagtgtgatgtacaacatatgttacactaatgtggtgggttctctttctacagcaaaataatcggtgcgcaagaaaaagttatttttgcataccccttgtacacactaaTTTAAGGAAAATGAGATGGAGCTGTCCAtacgatctacttattttacctgcgagtgtACACACCAAagatgtgtcccagctgcttagtagtatttgagattatgtcggTATTGCACAAGTgcgtgttgtctaaaataattgaattttgaaaatgctcgtagggatctgatgtgcatatctgcagtttatggatacttgtaaaagactcagcatcaagtgcaagtgaacggtcccacaggcccggagtcgatcatgcaaatagattctctgcacacatttgtgaccagaaaagatatgacACATGAAATAggatgcaaggaagtgttgaaaatattgcacagttaataaaacacctacgctattaatatgtgggttcatgcactcgattttGTCCGTATTAGGCACTTGCCTTTTGATTGCTTCCTgacacagaaatactcggcatcaggctgtttttctgccgtggcctttgtagaagcatgattgttcaaagtgcaacaattaagcagattctatgacttgcttgtaGATTCTCCAGTACAATTCcagtgcgctggtccgcctgtccagcaatttcctactaaagagaaacctgcaaataaaaacaccgctccgcatgtaaaaaaatgctctactgtgatgcttctcaaacgattgtgatgcatgacaggagctgtctactcgcgtgatgttctgaacaagaagatacattcgtttacctACATGTGAAGGTATACACCAGAGCACTTCAGGGCTTGGGAGGCACAAAAGGCAGgaatgtgccatagcgtccgatgtcgtcACGCGATCACATGTCAAATCTAAACTGTACGagactactacgcatccaaaaaacaaatTTGCAAGCGAAATTTGCGCCATGCTTTATTGCATGAATATGTACATCGTGACTTACATAAGTCacgcacttagcaagcgctttctgtaaacttaatattaacgcatcaccttcataaagccgtCGGGTATGCatttttaaatgacaaagcataaggtgacctgttcTCGTTTTCAGCTTTTTCAGTAGTAACTGCGCTGACCGCATTGACCAGTATCCACAGGGCAGCGTCCTAGCGGTTGCCACTTTATCGGTCCAGCGTTTCCTCTACAGTTGGCCatgtattagacagttttagtatagcatacgctaaagaATAGCGtgtcgtcactgcgcatgcgctgaacgctaGACAAAATAGCGGGTATAGTGGGTGTACGCAACGCAAACGAGTTAGCGTTCTTGCGTGGTTTGCgaagtttgcgtgaaacatggcggcggtcccggctgcccgcttcgaattgaatttggcgttgcttttgtaaaatgcacttcgttcgtagcaaatgattgtgtaaacggctttcgcttagtctcaggccgcttcgacgacagagtattatgcataacctcgtggtgttttcgaAATCGCTTCTCGTTTCAAACGAGTCGAAGCCTGATGAAAGAAACGTTCGAGATGTCAGCTCCAGGCGGGAAACAGCctcaacgacggcatatggcctctgagatccaaAGATATCGCCGGTCAACTAAAATTGTACGAAACGTGCACTGCTTAGCGTATGCTacactatagcgtatagcgtacgctaaactaaaactgtctgttagagagttttagaataggggccccaaagagctttgcaggtgttatcgttggggcatgcaggagtgaagaggtttagaatagggttttgcgtttgcggatagcgtcttgcgctgacagcatcactacggcgtcaaagaaaagctattacaaataattaaataaactataccattttatgataggaatagtaattttgacgtgtgtattcgcatttaattacaattttgaggttattctgtaagcagcaaacaattagttgtgcttagttttgagcaaaccaactttacgtgccttcaccagccaagcttagccttgttaggcctacgagccataacatcaacaatcgaattcggaatcagcggcgtctaatgaatcaatcttcataacacacgctagttgagagaaagcgataaccgcagtcacttctcctagctggcgaacttcacgcgttaccacgaattgaacccagtttggtgctaggctAGAGCCAtcgagtttctcactataacacctagagggaaatctggtgccaccgtctatgggagtttcttaaggaggCACCGCGCCGTCATGGGAATGgcggtatatgtgtctgcaaggctcgtgttggctggtgttgcaagaggcttcgtctaaaacgtgggtatggctacacaaataacgtgttctcaaagtaaaatcttcattaAATGTTTCCAtacacgcatattacatctttactcacctacaatgcatgaccaagcgaagaaaagcaagaacagacgaccaactgtttcaaagcgagcgcgaaccttgtcgtctttagcggcccgctgatactttttacgcaagatatagtcgtacacgcaataacaagttctcatagttaaataaaacatgttttcgcgtaataataaagctgaaACAGCTCTTcccgtgctgttttagtagaaaacgaatcattgtgacagacggaacggtagttgccaagcgcgtcttcaaggtgtcctgtctctccgagaacgatgccaatccgaagtcacaatataccggcattcccatgcataccacagcgcagcagtgccagatttccctctaggtaatgtagtgagaaactctatggcttccCAACGCAagatagcgttcccaacgcaaaacccaaacggagtttgcgtctcgcgcatgcgcagtggcttcgacgctatttcttttgaggccccaaaacgtttggggcctctattctaaaactctataCGCCTAGACCGTTCGGGGGCGGACAGCAGCGTTTCACGGTCCCGCTGCTGTTCGGCGCCCTCGcaggaacgagagagagagagagagagagagagagagagagaggggaaagcgGTGGCCCGCGCGCGCTAAGTTCGAAAGCTACCTCGCCGCGATGCTGCTCCTAAGTCCAAGACTTGCTGCGCTATGGCGCCGCAACGAGATGGACAATGCAGTCCGCACAACCGCGAGAGAACGGCGTTCGTAGCGTGGGACGGCCTCTACCAGTTCAAGGTTaggccgttcggcctttgtaatgccgcggcaaccttcgaaagaatgatggactccttgggtgcgatcttgtacgcgttccaaaatagaacggaggtggttcgttctttacgtcacgaaataggcggtatgttccgttccgttcgtccgatagcagacgacacggaatgattgacagcagatatcacgtcacaattgacgtcatggcgttcggcacggttcaaattgacgaatcgtatttggctcggtggaacgaaccgcctccgttctattttggaacgcgtacaaaaTCGCACCCAAGTACTTCGCGGCTTTAAACTTGTTTATAAAACACCTTACAGGCCCTGTCAGGCGTTGAGTAAGCGATGCAATGTAACAATGAGCTGTTGAGTACAATGGAAACAACTCAAAAATAAATCTAACACAATTGTACAGTGGCTgaactaaaaaaacaaaaagcacagAATGCATACTCAAGCATAACAGCAAGAATGATGGAGATTAAGTAAAAAGCGCGCACAGTCGTCCACGAAATATTTTACGATCGGTTATCGAGACGATTTCATCGGGAAGACCATTCCAGTGAGATATGGCACGAGATACAGCAGATAAATTGATAGCAGTAGTTTTACCAAAAATGCGCTTGAAGCTAAGATGTTTATGTAATCTTGAGGACGCACGGGCGGGGGTTTCGAGGGGTAATATGCATGGCTTATCGGAATGAACATATTTGTGAAGTAGATTGAGTAAAGCAACCTTGCGGCTGATTTCTAGGGGCTATAAAGAAATATCGAGCTTAATCTGCGTTATACTGGAGTTCCGATCAAAATTCCGAGTGATATATCCGGCAGCTCTGTTCTGTATGCGTTCTAGCATGGTTATGAAATATTCTTGGTGTGGTGACCATACAGCGGATGCAAATTCTAATTGTGGGCATACAAACGTCAGGTATGCTAATTTACGCACGTCAGCAGATGAATTTTGCAAGTTGCACCTCGGAAAGCCAAGCATTTTAGATGCAGTTGCGCAAATTGTAGTAATGTGCGAAGACCAAGAAAGGTCACTGTGAGGTTTACACTAAGGTATATTTAGGTAGTGGCAACGTTGGGTAGTGGTACGTGAGAAAGTCGTATTATTTAAAGGGAcgctgaaacgattttgacgattttctacaaacgtactgagtcgttagagtaggtccttctgatcattaattgacacatctaagtgctccgcgtaaagcgtgtaatttattataaggttttaaaaatgcacatcgctgccgatcgtagCACACTGCTAGGCGGAAtattaagccgcccctacccatatgacagaaatcgcccatatgacgtcagtggggcgagctatccgattggctgaccagagcGCGTGATCGAtattttttccaactttatggtaaacaaatgatgtttgtaaagttggaatgttagttaatttatttttataaaaagaaagtaacataaagagaatgcacaagaacaatctttcagtacacttaagcacttccggcacacagctgtcgtctgcttgtgttacagcgTGCTCCGTCTCTGACGAGAGCTCCGtagtcagtgtcggtctgtcttttcgcgagcgctgtgattcgactttgttgctttgtggactgcaaccgtagcgactggcaatatggcaagctgcgacatcgtgtccttgtgcaagccagtagacaagcggactggctgcaacgcattggacagccgctatccgatgggcgccagaatttgcgcgatggcggccatcactttacaccggaagattactaacgaaatagcgtttcgcgagtccggtattagggtaaacgcaagcgcaaggggacagggcctggccgtgtccccttgcgtgtcgtttaaGGGGATGAACAgaggcgcaaatgtgaatggtctgcatggtgcagccacctggtggcatagagctcaactacacacagtagcagtaacaaaatgtattcttctttgctgctggcgtaaatttttggCAAGAGTGTAATCGttgacacgttgtttttgtaaatgtttaaaatgttttacacttggttggagcaatattagctctttctgtggcaggttaagctctgcgccaacgggtggctggaccgtggagacagATCAGGCAGCTCAAgcacgtctacgctaaagttccttcatcagcttgagtttatgccttcaccGTTCCGTCAAAACGTTCttctagtgtgtgattaccggaataccagacatgttcggcgctacgacagaatgctcgcaacgcacgctgcttcgatagctcttgccAACGCCTCCTTTATTAGGCGTTGCTCTTgcttggggttgacggccaagccGATAGCGGAGAAGTTTCGCGTGGGCGGGGACGGGCTCCAAAACaaacggaagtggacgatgtgacgccgcatcgtgacgcagaaccagtgaaggtggagctcagccccgatcgctcggcgaacgagttgaggaggaaaagcatggctagggaggagggtaacttgtaatcgcttgtagctccattaatacgtaacgcttcacttaaattgtggtgcgaatgttctacttaagctgtaccatACGCGTCTActaaatttgtccgaaccgtttcaggggccctttaagctgtATGTGAATATGGAGCTCGTGCGCTTGCGTCAGAACGATATTTGGACATTTGGAAGGGTTAAGAAACATTTTCCATATGTTACACTAGTCGATAATAATGTGAAGGTCATGCTGCAAGGTGGTATGATTGTTAAAgtgaccctgaaacgattttgacaattttctacagacgtactgagtcgttagagtaggtccttctgaccattaattgacacatccaagtgttccgcgtaaagcgtgtaatttatcataaggttttaaaaatgcacatcgctgccgatcgcagcacactgctcggcggaattttaagctgCCCCTACGCATATGACGGatatcacccatatgacgtcagtggggcgagctatccgattggctgaccagggcgcgtgatcgatattttttccaactttacggtaaacaaatgatgtttgtaatagttggaatgttatttaatttgtttttataaagagaaagtaacataaagagaatgcacaagaacaatttttcagtacacttaagcacttccggcacacagcaagtgtccgtctgcttgtgttacaatgtgctccgtctttgacgagagctccgccgtcagtgtcggtctgtcttttcgcgagcgctatgattcgaatttgttgcgttgtggactgcaaacgtagcgactggcaatatgtcaagctgcagcatcgtgtctctctgcaagccagtagacgagcggactggctgcagcgcattggactgccgctatccgatgggcgccaggatttgcgcgattgcggccgtcactttccaccggaagagagagagaaagcatttatttatcatgggattgggcgacttcctcgcacggtggagcccttagttcagggccccattggctcgcgccactccgcgtgcccgccggatcagccgtcgctgctcttgcgggtctgagctggtcagcgcaggctcccaggaggaaggtgaaggtgaaggaataggggagtagcccggagcgtgtgggcactcccaggtgcaaggatatactgtgggctttgctccacaatagggacagtatgagggatatcgtgtggggtggaagaggtgaagataaaagaggcagggaaatgaattagattgaagctgtcgccacgcgacggcatcttctcaattaagggaattatgtggtggagggaagtgtctcctggtacctctgtaatattgtagagtttcagtgtagttcagtggttctgtcggtgtgTCGTCTGGGTtagacagctcttccaatggcacccggttagcgagctctcgggctaccgcattagcgcgttcattaccatggagagaggcgtgtccaggtgtccagacgatacacaccctgtgtaacgctgtggggtgtaatgatgtaagaatgcggtgtgtgtagggtgtcaccctcccttgtgccaaagtcttGCAGgtggtctgagaatcagtgaccactgtgataggtccatccggcgccggcatggttgaagcgtgtacgccggaagattactaacgcaatagcgtttcgcgagttcGGTATTAGggtaagcgcaaggggacagggcctggccgtgtccccttgtgtGTCGTTTCAGGGggtgaacagaagcgcaaatatgaatggtctgcatggtgcagccacctggtggcatagagctcaactacacacagtagcagtaacaaaatgtattcttctttgctgctggcgtaaatttttggCAAGAGTGTAATCGttgacacgttgtttttgtaaatgtttaaaatgttttacacttggttggagcaatattagctctttctgtggcaggttaagctctgcgccaacgggtgccTGGACCGTGGAGACAGATCAGGCAGCTCAAgcacgtctacgctaaagttccttcatcagcttgagtttatgccttcaccGTTCCGTCAAAACGTTCttctagtgtgtgattaccggaataccagacacgttcggcgctacgacagaatgctcgcaacgcacgctgcttcgatagctctcgccaACGCCTCCTTTATTAGGCGttgctctcgcttggggttgacggccaagccgctagctgagacgtttcgcgcgggcgggggcgggctccgaaacaaacggaagtggacgatgtgacgccgcatcgtgacgcagaaccagtgaaggcggagcttacccccgatcgctcggcgaacgagttgaggaggaaaagcatggctagagagaagggtaacttgtaatcgcttgtagctccattaatacgtaacgcttcacttaaattggggtgcgaatgttctacttaagctgtccCATACGCGTCTActaaatttgtccgaaccgtttcaggggccctttaatggaaTTAATCGCTCGGTAaacaacgcaatcgtcggcaaacagtCGTATGCAAGGAGAAATGTTTGGATATAGATCGTTAATAAATATTAGGAAAAGCAGAGGCCCCAAGACATCCCCCTGTGGAACACCGGACGTGACCTCAGTAATAGGACAATCGTTAACAACGGTAAACTGGCGACGAAGCGATAAGAAGTTTCTAAGCCAAGAAAAGGTTAGTGAGTCGATacctacactctaaaacaaaattacatccTTTGGTTTATCtcttgtcacacaacaataaacgtcatctgtcttgtccgcatttcctttctttaacgctgcgagcccggtacttcccagtaacgaacggcatgcgcgttatcagcatgacatagcattcccgacaggaaagtagcgggcgcggcgttttaaagaaaggaaacgcaagcaaggcaggtgacgattactgttgtgtggcataTATACACCCGAAAGGGTGTACCTTCGTCTAAGAGTGTAGATCAGATATTTTAGAAGTGAGCCGGCTATGGGGCAAcgcgatcgaatgcctttgagAAGTCCAGGAAAATTGCGTC comes from Dermacentor andersoni chromosome 9, qqDerAnde1_hic_scaffold, whole genome shotgun sequence and encodes:
- the LOC126526958 gene encoding adiponectin receptor protein-like; the encoded protein is MMEVRERRGASASASAAVSGSGGVVVLRRGATTTAAPELEGFLDDACLDEDESSLAPPGTPAEDEEEQGVDEELSLPARAAEQAEHLVRKVLEEAEQAEQLVRKVWEEAWKVCHFSSLPQWLQDNDFLHRGHRPPLPSFSACFRSIFRIHTETGNIWTHLLGCLAFVGMATYFLTRPSAEIQWQEKVVFASFFAGAIMCMGMSFTFHTVSCHSEKVGKLFSKLDYCGIALLIIGSFVPWLYYGFYCDTQPKLIYLTVVVVLGIAAVVVSLWDKFGEPRYRPLRAGVFTGFGLSGVVPALHYLIAEGFLSAVYEASFGWLCLMGALYIAGALFYALRVPERWFPGKCDILFHSHQIFHILVIAAALVHYHGITEMAMKRLTMGECQD